A section of the Citrus sinensis cultivar Valencia sweet orange chromosome 8, DVS_A1.0, whole genome shotgun sequence genome encodes:
- the LOC112499267 gene encoding 60S ribosomal protein L6, mitochondrial-like: MEANFFWLLKIVGVGYKARAETEGLLYLKLGDVHHAELTVPLRIFCLKNSVVCTQFAASVHSRKPNEPLKRKRIMYADEVIKRKVGRKEQIDGGDQEKNRRKKKAKKKGPTCLECSKKTR; this comes from the coding sequence ATggaagccaattttttttggcttttgaaGATTGTAGGTGTTGGCTACAAAGCCAGGGCTGAAACAGAGGGGCTCTTATATCTCAAATTGGGAGATGTACATCATGCTGAACTCACTGTTCCCCTGCGCATTTTCTGCCTAAAAAACAGTGTGGTTTGCACTCAGTTTGCTGCTTCAGTTCACAGTCGCAAGCCTAATGAACCTCTTAAACGCAAGCGTATAATGTACGCTGATGAAGTTATCAAGAGAAAAGTTGgaagaaaagaacaaattgATGGTGgagatcaagagaaaaatcgaaggaaaaaaaaagcaaaaaaaaaaggaccgACTTGCCTGGAATGTTCGAAGAAAACAAGGTGA
- the LOC102618232 gene encoding subtilisin-like protease SBT3, with the protein MSYQFKSVTRIMGAFTGIILMILSILLLVLSAASASMLRDRKTYIIHMDKSAMPAPFSTHHHWYMSILSSLSSPDGDAPTHLYTYNHVMDGFSGVLSQTHLDKLQKMPGHLATYLETFGHLHTTHTPKFLGLKKQAGLWPAAGFGSDVIVGVIDSGVWPESPSFKDDGMPPVPERWRGACEVGVEFNASHCNRKLIGARSFSKGLKHYGLNISTTFDYDSPRDFLGHGTHTSSTIAGSRVQNANYFGYAEGTAIGVAPMARIAMYKIAFYNNTLKAAAVDVLAGMDQAIADGVDVMSLSLGFPETTFDENPIAIGAFAALKKGIFVACSAGNSGPRPYSILNGAPWITTVAAGTVDREFAAYVTLGNEELSVLGKSVYPENLFVSREPIYFGYGNRSKEICEGNSTDPRAVAGKYIFCAFDYKGNITVSQQLEEVRRTRAAGAIISADSRQNLFPDDFDMPFVTVNLNNGELVKKYIINADNATVSIKFQITILGTKPSPQVANFSSRGPSLRSPWILKPDILAPGVDILGAWVPNRPIATIRDLGKLLTEFALKSGTSMSCPHAAGIAALLKATHREWSSAAIRSAMMTTADVLDNAYDMITDISTGAAGTPLDFGAGHINPNKAMDPGLVYDIEIQDYLNYLCAMNYTSQQIRVVTGTSDFTCEHGNLDLNYPSFIIILNNSNTASFTFKRVLTNVADTRSTYTAAVKAPVGMTVTVEPATLSFAGKFSKAEFSLTVNINLGNAFSPKSNFLGNFGYLTWYEVKRKHTVRSPIVAAFANNSRGVTIVENIA; encoded by the coding sequence ATGTCATACCAATTCAAGTCGGTGACAAGAATCATGGGAGCATTCACAGGCATCATTTTGATGATCCTCTCTATTTTACTCTTGGTCTTGTCTGCCGCCTCAGCATCTATGTTAAGAGATCGTAAAACGTATATTATCCACATGGACAAGTCGGCAATGCCAGCTCCATTTTCCACCCACCACCACTGGTACATGTCCATTCTTTCATCCCTTTCTTCACCTGATGGTGATGCCCCAACCCATCTCTACACCTACAACCATGTCATGGATGGATTCAGTGGCGTGTTATCGCAGACGCACCTCGACAAACTCCAGAAAATGCCAGGTCACCTTGCCACGTACCTGGAAACATTTGGCCACCTGCACACCACCCACACCCCAAAATTTCTCGGCCTAAAGAAACAAGCTGGGTTATGGCCAGCTGCAGGTTTTGGTAGTGACGTTATTGTGGGTGTTATTGATTCTGGAGTTTGGCCAGAGAGTCCGAGCTTTAAAGATGACGGCATGCCTCCAGTGCCTGAGCGATGGCGCGGTGCCTGTGAAGTGGGTGTTGAGTTTAATGCTTCTCATTGCAACAGAAAACTGATAGGAGCACGCTCATTCAGCAAAGGGCTGAAGCACTATGGCTTGAACATATCAACAACATTTGATTATGATTCTCCGAGAGATTTCTTGGGTCATGGGACTCATACATCATCAACAATAGCCGGCAGTCGTGTTCAAAATGCTAATTACTTCGGCTACGCTGAAGGAACTGCAATTGGAGTTGCACCAATGGCGAGGATTGCAATGTACAAAATAGCGTTCTACAATAATACTCTTAAGGCAGCAGCTGTTGATGTTTTGGCTGGCATGGATCAAGCCATAGCTGACGGTGTAGATGTCATGTCATTGTCCCTGGGTTTCCCAGAGACAACATTTGATGAGAACCCAATAGCCATTGGAGCTTTTGCAGCATTGAAGAAAGGAATTTTTGTTGCCTGTTCAGCAGGAAATTCAGGACCACGTCCATACTCCATACTAAATGGAGCACCTTGGATTACTACAGTTGCTGCAGGAACCGTTGACAGAGAGTTTGCAGCCTACGTCACCCTTGGCAATGAAGAGCTATCAGTTCTTGGAAAATCTGTGTACCCGGAGAATCTGTTTGTCTCCAGGGAACCTATATACTTCGGATATGGAAATAGATCCAAAGAAATTTGTGAAGGTAACTCAACAGACCCTAGAGCAGTTGCAGGCAAATATATCTTTTGTGCATTTGACTATAAAGGTAACATAACCGTAAGTCAGCAATTGGAGGAAGTGCGCAGAACTAGAGCCGCCGGAGCTATCATCAGTGCAGACTCAAGGCAAAATCTGTTTCCCGACGACTTTGACATGCCTTTCGTTACAGTAAACCTGAATAACGGAGAGTTAGTGAAGAAGTACATAATCAATGCGGATAATGCAACGGTTAGTATCAAGTTCCAGATCACGATATTGGGCACCAAGCCATCTCCACAAGTAGCCAATTTTTCATCACGAGGGCCTTCTCTTCGATCTCCATGGATTCTAAAACCTGATATATTGGCTCCGGGAGTTGATATCTTGGGGGCATGGGTTCCCAACAGGCCTATAGCTACAATTCGTGATCTTGGTAAGCTACTCACCGAATTTGCTCTCAAATCCGGCACATCAATGTCTTGCCCTCATGCAGCTGGTATAGCCGCGCTGCTTAAAGCCACCCACCGTGAGTGGAGTTCAGCTGCCATCCGTTCAGCAATGATGACAACAGCTGATGTTCTTGATAATGCTTATGATATGATCACTGACATATCAACCGGAGCTGCTGGAACTCCTCTTGATTTCGGTGCAGGGCATATAAATCCCAACAAGGCCATGGATCCAGGACTTGTGTATGATATTGAGATCCAGGACTATCTCAACTACTTGTGTGCAATGAACTACACTAGTCAACAGATTCGAGTTGTCACAGGGACATCGGATTTTACATGTGAGCATGGCAATCTGGATCTTAATTATCCATCATTTATCATCATCTTGAACAACAGCAACACTGCTAGCTTCACCTTCAAGAGGGTATTGACAAATGTAGCCGATACCAGGTCAACTTATACTGCAGCAGTGAAGGCTCCAGTGGGTATGACAGTGACTGTGGAACCAGCAACATTATCCTTTGCCGGAAAGTTTAGCAAAGCTGAGTTCAGTTTGACTGTGAACATTAATCTGGGAAATGCTTTTAGTCCCAAAAGTAACTTTCTTGGAAATTTTGGGTATTTGACATGGTATGAAGTTAAAAGAAAGCATACGGTGAGAAGCCCCATTGTCGCTGCTTTTGCTAATAATTCTAGAGGAGTGACAATAGTTGAAAATATAGCATAG